In the Qipengyuania gelatinilytica genome, GCGACCGAAGAGCGTGCCCTGCGGGCCGCGCAGGACTTCGATGCGCTCGACGTCGAAGATCGGGAAACTCTTGAGCGTCACGTTTTCGAGGACGACGTCGTCCATGACGACCGAGACCGGCTGCGAGGCGGCAAGGTCGAAATCGGTGTTGCCAAGGCCGCGGATGTAGAAGCGCGGTGCAGCACGGCCGTTCGAGCTTTCGACGAACAGGCCCGGGACGCGGCCGGCCAGCGCGGTGGTGTCGCCACCGGCCGCGAAGATGTTCTGGACTGCGTCGGAGGAGATGGTCGCTGCCGAGACGGGAACGTCCTGCAGGTTTTCCTCGCGGCGGTTGGCGGTGACGACGATGACGTCGAGCGCGCCGTTGTCGGCCTGCTCGGCACCGGTTGCTTCGGTGTCGGAGCTATCGACATCCTGCGCGATGGCAGGCTGCGCGAAGGCGAGAGCCAGCGTACTGGCGGAAAGGAGGCGGAGGGTAAGGGAGCGGTCAATCATGGGAGAGGAAATCCTTTTGGCCCGGCGCCGAATCCATGCGCGGCGCGGGTTGGTGGGATGGGAGGAGTGAATTGACCCGCGCCCTGTAGCCGAAATGTCGCGGAACGCGAGTCGGTAAGCCGCAGAATTGCGCGGTTCTGAGCAAATGTTGCATTGCGGTGACAGGCCCTGCAGGCGCCCGTGTCCTGCAAGTGCCTGATTGTGGGGCGATCCCGCTCGTCTCTTGCTCTTGTGGCCCTCTCGCGGCATAGGCGCGCGCAAAGCAGACCCACTGCGATCCAGTTGAAAGGCCGCCCATGAAAATCCGCGTTCTCGTCAGCCTCAAGCCCGGCGTGCTCGACCCGCAGGGCCGCGCGGTCCACCATGCGCTCGAAGGTCTCGGCTTCAACGGTGTCGACGACGTCCGCATCGGTCGCACAGTCGAACTCGATGTTGCCGACGATACGAGCGATGCCGCCCTCACCGAGATGTGCGAGAAGCTGCTCGCGAATACGGTGATCGAAAACTACACAATCGAGAAGCTCGGCTGATGGCTTTCCGCAGCGCCGTCATCACCTTCCCCGGCTCCAACTGCGACCGCGACATGGCGGTGGCGCTGGAACAGGTCTCGGGCACGGCTCCGGTTCGCGTCTGGCACGGCGATGCACAGCTGCCCGACGGACTGGACTTCATCGCCCTGCCGGGCGGTTTTTCCTATGGCGACTACCTGCGCTCGGGCGCGATGGCCGCTAACAGCCCGATCATGCGCGAAGTGATCCGTGCCGCCGATCGCGGCGTGCCGGTGCTCGGTGTGTGTAACGGCTTTCAGGTCCTTACCGAGGCGCGGCTGCTTCCGGGCGCGCTGATGCGCAATGCCAGCCAGCACTTCATCTGCCGCAATGCCGGGCTGAAAGTGGAGAACGCGCAGTCGATCTTCACCGGCGGCTATTCCGCAGGGCAGGAAATCAGCATCCCAGTGGCGCATCACGACGGCAACTTTTTCGCCGACGAAGAAACGCTCGACCGGATCGAGGGCGAAGGCCGTGTGGCCTTCCGCTACACCGACAACCTCAACGGGTCGCGCCGCGATATCGCCGGTGTGCTCAACAAGGCGGGCAATGTGCTGGGCATGATGCCGCACCCGGAACGTGCCGTAGATGCAGCGCATGGCGGGACCGATGGGCTTGCACTGTTCGAAGGTGCGATGAAGGCGCTCGCCAGCGCCTGACCGGCCTCAGGCGCTCTTGCGCTTCTCGTCGAAACCGCGGCGCTTCAGGACCTTGCGGGCTTCGTCCGCAGGCATCGGCCTGCCGAAGTGATACCCCTGGATCTTGGTGCAGCCGAGACGGCGGATCATTTCGACCTCGTCCTCGTTCTCGACGCCTTCTGCGGTCGTGGTCATGCCGAGGCTGTCGGCCATTGCCACCACGGCGCGGATAATCGCGAGGCTTTCGGGACTGTCTTGCGCCGCGCCCTGCACGAAAAGGCGATCGACCTTGATCGTGGTGAACTTGAGTTTGCGTAGGTAACCGAGCGAGGAATAGCCGGTGCCGAAATCGTCCAGCGCGACCGAGCAGCCCAGTGCCATGCACTGTTCCAGCGCTTTGCGCGCAACAGCCGCATCGCGCATGAAGATGCTTTCGGTAACTTCGATCTCGAGCCGCGAGGGATCGAGCCCGCTGTGTGACAGGGCGCGAACCACCGTTCCGGCGAAATCGGGCTCTACCAGCTGTTCGGGCGAGACGTTGATATTGACCTTCACGTCTTCAGGCCAGTTTGTTGCGGCCTCGCGGCAAGCCTCGTTCATGACCCAGGTACCGATCGGCACGATCAGGCGCGTATCTTCGGCGATTGGGATGAACTTGACCGGGCTTACGTTGCCATGCTCGGGGCTGTTCCAGCGCACCAGCGCCTCGAAACTGACCACGCTTTCATCGAGCGTGTCGACCACCGGCTGGTAGTGGAGCTCGAATTCGTTCTTTTCCAGGGCCGTGCGCAGCGCAACCTCGAGCTGGCGGCGCTCTTCGGCGTTGGAGTGCAGCGAGGGTTCGTATTCGCAATGCGTGCCGCCGCCCTCGTCCTTGGCGCGATAGAGCGCGAGATCGGCATTGCGCAGCAGTTCCTCGACAGAATGGCCGTCGCGCGGACCGATCGCCGAACCGACACTGGTGCCGACGTAGAGCACGTGGTTGTCGATATAGAAGGGTGTGGTGAGCGCAGCGATGATTGCCTTCGCAAGCGTATCTACACGGCGGCGGTCGGCAGCGTCGCGGATGACCACGCCGAATTCGTCCCCGCCAAGGCGGCCGACGAGTTCGCCTTCGTCCATCAGCGGCTTCAGGCGCGAGGCGACCTGCGCAAGCATGCGGTCTCCGACCAGATGGCCAAGTGAATCGTTCACCGCCTTGAACCGGTCGAGGTCGATCATCAGGAAGGCACAGCGTGTGCGCCACTGTTCGGCATAGGTCAGCGCCTTGCCCAGCGCCTCGTTCAGCTGGAGGCGATTGGGAAGCTGGGTCAGTGGATCGTAGCGGGCGAGGAATTCGATCTTCTCGGTGCTCTCGCGCTGGGTCGTGACGTCCGAGCCGACACCGCGGAAACCGTGCCACTCGCCGTCTTCGTCGAACATCGGCGTGCCGGACAGTTCCCACCAGCGCACCTCGCCGCGGACCATGGCCTTGACGACGAGGTTGGAGAAGCTTTCCTTACCTTTCAGCTTGTCGGCCAGTTCATGCAGGCTCTGCGGGAATTCGCCGTTCTTCCAGCCGTCTCCGGAGATAAGCTGGAGGAAGGACTTGCCCTCGATATCCGCCGTGTCGCGCTGGAGCGCAAAGGCGAAGCGCGGGCTTACAGAGCGCAGGCGGCGATTGGTATCGATCTGCCAGAGCCAGTCGGCCTGGCCTTCCTCGAATTCGCGCAGGAGCATGGAGACGGTTTCGCTCTTCTCCTGCATTTCGAGGTCCGCAAGCCGGGCTTCGAATGCCAGCCGGGCCGATTCGATCAGGCCGAAGACAGCAAAGCCGGCGCTGAGCGCGATCAGCAGGGCAAGGCCGAAATTGAAGGTTGCGAGCGCAGCGATGAACGAGCCGGCGCAGGCCGTAATAGTAAAGGCGATCGAACTGAGCGGCGCGCTGAAACGGCTGGCAACGCTCACGAGGATGAGGAATGCGATTGCGCCCCAGATCGAGGCAATCTGCCCCCCTGCCCCCAAGGCCACGAGAATGCACAGGCCGAGCGACCAGACCACTCCCTTGAGGCCAGCCACTATGGCGTGGTTGCGCATCTCGGTCCGCGTGAACAGCCGGTCCTCGGCATCCCGCAGGCGGTAATCGCTGGCGAAAGCAATCATCACGGTGAAGCCCAGCGCGGCGCCCCATGCCTGGAGGGACAGCAGATCGACGCTTCCACTGCACAGCCATGTGACAATGAGCGCCGCAATGGCGTGTAGGGTGACACGCGTCCCTGCGCGTTGTGCGACGAGGGAATACTGCCTGCCATGCACACGTGCCCAGTCACCGGTTTCTGGATCATCCAGACCGATTACCTGCCGCGTGGTCGGCGGGGTGGCCTCA is a window encoding:
- the purS gene encoding phosphoribosylformylglycinamidine synthase subunit PurS — protein: MKIRVLVSLKPGVLDPQGRAVHHALEGLGFNGVDDVRIGRTVELDVADDTSDAALTEMCEKLLANTVIENYTIEKLG
- the purQ gene encoding phosphoribosylformylglycinamidine synthase subunit PurQ, translated to MAFRSAVITFPGSNCDRDMAVALEQVSGTAPVRVWHGDAQLPDGLDFIALPGGFSYGDYLRSGAMAANSPIMREVIRAADRGVPVLGVCNGFQVLTEARLLPGALMRNASQHFICRNAGLKVENAQSIFTGGYSAGQEISIPVAHHDGNFFADEETLDRIEGEGRVAFRYTDNLNGSRRDIAGVLNKAGNVLGMMPHPERAVDAAHGGTDGLALFEGAMKALASA
- a CDS encoding putative bifunctional diguanylate cyclase/phosphodiesterase; this encodes MSDWNFNAPNEATPPTTRQVIGLDDPETGDWARVHGRQYSLVAQRAGTRVTLHAIAALIVTWLCSGSVDLLSLQAWGAALGFTVMIAFASDYRLRDAEDRLFTRTEMRNHAIVAGLKGVVWSLGLCILVALGAGGQIASIWGAIAFLILVSVASRFSAPLSSIAFTITACAGSFIAALATFNFGLALLIALSAGFAVFGLIESARLAFEARLADLEMQEKSETVSMLLREFEEGQADWLWQIDTNRRLRSVSPRFAFALQRDTADIEGKSFLQLISGDGWKNGEFPQSLHELADKLKGKESFSNLVVKAMVRGEVRWWELSGTPMFDEDGEWHGFRGVGSDVTTQRESTEKIEFLARYDPLTQLPNRLQLNEALGKALTYAEQWRTRCAFLMIDLDRFKAVNDSLGHLVGDRMLAQVASRLKPLMDEGELVGRLGGDEFGVVIRDAADRRRVDTLAKAIIAALTTPFYIDNHVLYVGTSVGSAIGPRDGHSVEELLRNADLALYRAKDEGGGTHCEYEPSLHSNAEERRQLEVALRTALEKNEFELHYQPVVDTLDESVVSFEALVRWNSPEHGNVSPVKFIPIAEDTRLIVPIGTWVMNEACREAATNWPEDVKVNINVSPEQLVEPDFAGTVVRALSHSGLDPSRLEIEVTESIFMRDAAVARKALEQCMALGCSVALDDFGTGYSSLGYLRKLKFTTIKVDRLFVQGAAQDSPESLAIIRAVVAMADSLGMTTTAEGVENEDEVEMIRRLGCTKIQGYHFGRPMPADEARKVLKRRGFDEKRKSA